A genome region from Arachis duranensis cultivar V14167 chromosome 6, aradu.V14167.gnm2.J7QH, whole genome shotgun sequence includes the following:
- the LOC107494662 gene encoding protein FAR1-RELATED SEQUENCE 5-like gives MGKQFSSPNPMIAFVLLSAEFNGVGDAYASYIAYTKVIDFAVRKGDYIKDEEENIVRKFFYCNRQGLREKKYYERVDRKRPHKPETRTNCNAKLVVFPDKSCGKWQMKTLVKDHNHDLAPQECTNVMAPHEKITEGHKAHIHCMHEAGFQTTQIMGFFAHMCGGYHNLNFISKDFYNYMDGVRQSRIVEGDAAATISYLKGKTELDPMAVVQYFYCTEKHLGYLFWLDGHM, from the coding sequence ATGGGTAAACAATTCAGCAGTCCAAACCCAATGATTGCTTTTGTGTTGTTATCTGCAGAATTTAATGGGGTTGGAGATGCGTATGCAAGCTATATCGCATATACAAAGGTTATTGATTTTGCGGTGCGAAAGGGAGATTATATTAAAGATGAGGAGGAAAATATTGTCAGGAAGTTTTTCTACTGCAATCGGCAAGGGCTGCGTGAAAAGAAGTACTACGAGAGAGTTGACAGAAAAAGGCCTCATAAACCAGAGACGAGAACGAATTGCAATGCCAAGCTTGTGGTGTTTCCGGACAAAAGTTGTGGAAAGTGGCAGATGAAAACATTGGTCAAGGATCATAATCACGACTTGGCGCCCCAAGAGTGCACTAATGTAATGGCTCCACATGAGAAGATCACAGAAGGGCACAAAGCGCATATACATTGCATGCATGAAGCCGGGTTCCAGACAACTCAAATAATGGGCTTTTTTGCCCACATGTGTGGTGGATATCACAATCTTAACTTTATAAGTAAGGacttttataattatatggATGGAGTTAGGCAATCCAGGATCGTGGAGGGAGATGCAGCCGCAACAATAAGCTACTTGAAGGGCAAGACTGAGTTGGATCCGATGGCAGTTGTGCAGTACTTTTATTGCACTGAAAAGCACCTTGGGTACCTATTTTGGTTAGATGGTCACATGTAG